A window of Bacillus toyonensis BCT-7112 genomic DNA:
GTAAAGAGCATTTCTTGATGAGTATAAAAGAAGGTTTTTCATATATAAAAAGACAGCATGAAATATATGGTTTAATGAAAATAGGGCTATGGGTAAACTTTTTTGCAAGTGCACTGTTCGTTTCACTACCATTTATTATTATTCAAAACCTGCATTTATCCTCGAAGCAACTCGGTGTTGTAGAGGGAATGTTAGCAGTCGGGATGCTAATTGGTGCGATTGCATTATCAGTACGTAAAGAAGTGAATAATCCGTTTCGCTCTGTTTATATTGGGCTGTTTTTATTTGCGGGTTTAAGTTTATGTACAGTCTTCCCATTGTTAGTTACCATTCCGAAAGTAGTAAGTTTTATGTACTATATTGCTTTTATGATTTTAACGGGTATATCAATGATGGCTGTAAATATCCCGATGCAAGTACATTTGCAAAAGACGACAGATCCAAGTTATTTAGGCCGCGTTTTCGGTTTGCTTGAAACAATTGCTACTGCCATTGCACCGCTTGGTATGATTGTATATGGATTATTATTAGATATGTTACCGACTAGCATTGTTATGATGACAATAGGCGGAGGATTATTGTTAGTTGTTTTAGTTGGAGTGAAGAAGCATGTAGCAAAAAAGCAAGTGGATGTGTCAGCCTAAAAGAAAATTTGACTTAATGATAAAAAATGACCAAATTAGTATTTTAGTTTTTGAAACTCTTTTTCATGTATGTTACAGTAAAGTGAGCAGACAAAGAAAAGGAGAAAACATCATGAAAAAAATAAGTTTTGTTATGCTTTTTCTGTTAGTTGTAATGGCTGGATGTAGCAATTATGACACGTATATTGAAACAGGTATGCAATCATTGAAAGATGAAAAATATAGTGATGCAACAATGTGGTTCGAAAAAGCAGAAAAAGAGAAATCAGGAAATGAAGCGAAATCATATAAAGAAATTGCCGAGATAATGGATCACGGAGCAACAGCATTAAAAGACGGTAAGTATTTAGAAGCGAAAGATATTGCAAATGAAGTGTTACAAAAGAAAAAAGATGATGAACTTGAAAAATCTGTAAAATCAAATGCAGAGAATATGCTTCAAAAAGCAAAAGATGTGGAAGAGAAAGTAAATGAAAGAGTGGCAAAGCGGAGAAAAGTAGAAGAAGAAGGAATCGATAAACTTATTAAAGCTGTCGATAGTATAGATGAAGTGAAAGAAAAAGAGAAAAAAGTTTCAGAAGCATTAGATAAGGCTGAAGAGGCACAAGCAAAAATTGAGGCGAAGAAAAATAAATAGAGTTTTAGTTTAAGAGGCTGTCGTGTATAACGACAGCCTTTTAATTTTTGGCTGCGAAAGAAAGGATGCTATGTAGTAAAAAAGAAATGATTTTAGAATTCCATCTGTCCTCATGATGAATCGTATAAATGTTACGCTGAAATTCAAATCTTGGAATTGGTATATAGCATAGCTCATTTCGCTGTATTTCTTGTTCAATAGCAAGTTTAGAAATAAAAGCGACGCCATTCCCGTATTTTAAAATTTGTTTCATCGTTTCTAATGAATCTAGTTCAATTTCAGATTGGAATGTGATGTTATGTGCTAGTGTCCATTGTGTAAGTAAATCTCTCGTTGTAGATGGATTACGATGCAATAATATACGTTCTTTTTCGATATCTTGTAATGATACATTTGTCTTTTTAGCAAAATGATGTTCTTTGGAAAAAGCGAGAACAAGTGTATCAGGCATTACATTCGTTTGTTTTAAAAGTGGTTCATCAAATGGTGCAGCAGAAATTACTCCGAGATCAATTTCATGATTTTGTAGCATGATTCGAATTTCAGGAGCTGGTTTTACCATGAGTGTTATTTTTATATTAGGAAATTCGCATTGAAATTGGTGAACAACTTCTGGTAAAAGATAAGTCGCTGGTACATAACTAGCACCGATTGTTATAGCACCTTTATGAAAATCTTTAAACTCTTGTGTGACCCGCCTAGCTTCTTTCATAAGTGCATCTATTTTACAAGCATAATGATGCAATGCCTCGCCAGCCTCTGTTAAGAAATACCTTCCGGAACGTAATTCAAATAAAGACACACCGAGTTCCTCTTCTAAGCTTTTTATATGAAATGTAATAGTAGGTTGTTTCACGCCAAGTTTTTCTGCAACAATCGTAAGCTTTTTGTATTTCTTAATAAGCACTACAATTTCTAATTTTAAGATATTCATTATGAATTGCCCGCCTTTTTTATTTTAACTATAGAAAAAATCTATAGAAATAAATAGTTTATTAGAAGTTTTTTAATTTAATCTTTACAGTACATTAACATTCAGTATAAATCCTCCATATAGAATGAAAGCAGGTTAAGAATGAGGGGAGAGAGGTGAAACAATGGATATTAAAATTCACGGATTAGAAAAGACATTTGGACAAACACAGGCGTTAAAACCACTGCAAATTGTCATGAAACAAGGGGAATTTACCACACTTTTAGGACCTTCTGGATGCGGAAAAACGACTTTACTTAGAATGATTGCAGGGCTTGAAGAGCCGGATAAAGGTGAAATATATTTTGGAGATAAGTGTATGTATTCTGGTGCGAAAAAAATAAAAACATCTCCTCATGAACGGAATATCGGTATGGTATTTCAAGATTTTGCTTTATGGCCGCATATGACTGTGTTTGAAAATGTTGCATTTGGATTAAGGGCTACAAAGCAAACGAATCATTTACGAGAAAAGGTAGAAGATGCGATAAAACGAGTTCGTTTACAAGGTATGGAGAAAAGATATCCACACGAACTTTCTGGTGGACAGCAGCAACGTGTTGCATTTGCTAGAGCAATTGTAACAAAACCTCATTTTATTTTGTTTGATGAACCGCTTAGTGCACTCGATGCAATTTTGCGTGAAGAAATGCGCTTAGAGCTTATGGATATCGTTCATTCTATTGGCTTAACGGCATTGTATGTAACGCATGATCAAACGGAAGCTATGTCAATGTCAGATCAAATTATTGTCATGAAACAAGGAGAAGTATTACAAAAAGGAACGCCAGAAGATATTTATGTGAAGCCGTCTCATGAATTTGTTGCAAAGTTTGTTGGTAAGGCAAATTGGCTTGTAGAGAATAAACAAATGGTTCGTCCAGAGCACGTGAACTGGGCAAAAAATGAAGTGTGCGATACGTATACAGGTGAAATTCAGCACGTTACATATGTAGGAGAACGTTATGAAGTGAAAGTAAACATGGGGACACTCGGTGTATGGACAGCTTATCACAATAGTAAGCTAAGCGTCGGTAAACCGGTATCGTTATATGTACCAAAAAAATGTATTCATCATATAGGGGGAGAGTCGTATGAAGAAATTCAGTTCGCTTAAGTCTTTATTTGTATGTACTTTACTATTTTCAGCTGTAGTAACAGGTTGTAGTTCAAAGACAGGTAGTGCAGATGCAAAAAATAAAAATTCTAATGAAAAGAAAATTGTTGTATATAGTGCAGGACCGAAAGGATTAGCAGAAAAAATTCAAAAGGACTTTGAAAAGAAAACCGGTATAAAAGTGGAAATGTTTCAAGGAACAACAGGTAAGATTTTAGCGAGAATGGAAGCTGAAAAGAAAAATCCAGTCGTTGACGTTGTCGTACTCGCTTCTTTACCAGCGATGGAAGGACTAAAGAAAGATGGTCAAACGTTACCTTATAAAGAAGCGAAACAAGCTGATAAGCTACGTTCTGAATGGTCAGATGATAAAGGACATTATTTCGGATATAGTGCTTCCGCATTAGGAATTGTGTACAACACAAAAAATGTGAAAACAGCACCTGAAGATTGGAGCGATATAACGAAAGGAGAATGGAAAGGAAAAGTGAATCTTCCAGATCCAGCACTTTCAGGTTCAGCTTTAGATTTTGTAACAGGATATGTGAAAAAGAATGGACAAGATGGATGGAAATTATTTGAACAACTTAAGAAAAATGAAGGTACAGTAGCGGGGGCAAACCAAGAAGCGTTAGACCCAGTTGTAACAGGTGCGAAAGATATGGTAATTGCGGGTGTTGATTATATGACGTACAGTGCAAAAGCTAAGGGTGAACCGGTTGATATCGTATATCCAAAAAGCGGAACAGTTATTAGTCCACGTGCAGCAGGCATTATGAAGGGTAGTAAAAATGTAGAAGGTGCAAAAGAGTTTATTGATTATTTATTATCAGATGATGTACAAAAACAAGTTTCTAAAGCGTATTTATTGCCAGGTAGAAAAGATATAAAAGCTGAAAATAGACCGAATGTAGAAGAGATTCCAGTATTACATATTGACTGGAAAACAGTTGAGAAAGAACAAGATGCAATAGGAAAACAATTTAAGAAAGTATTTCAATAAGATGGTGATTACATGGTAAATCGATTCGTGTCAGTAAGACAAGTTGGAATGACAGTAGCGTTGTTACTTGTGGCGATGTTAATCGTCATTCCGCTTTTTCTCATTTTATTTTCTAGTGTATATGAAAATAGCAGTTGGAATTTTTTAAAGCCTTTTGAAGTCATGCAGAGTGGCGGATTAGCTGGGATTTTTCTGAATTCGATGCTGCTAGGTGTACTCGTTGTAATAGGAGCTACAATATTTGCATTTCCATTGGCGTTCATTATGAGTAAAACAGATGTAGGAAAGTATAGTAAGTTAGATATTGTTTTTATGATTCCATTTATGACCCCGCCTTATATCGGATCGATGGGATGGATTTTGTTCATGCAACCTAAGGGCTATTTTGAACAATTTTTTCCGATGCTAAAGACGATTTCATCATCGTTTTTTAGTTTAGGAGGTATGGTCTTAATTATGAGTCTGCATTTATTCCCATTCCTTTATTTCATGTTGAAAAACACGTTACTTCAGATTGGGAGTAGTAAAGAAGAAGCGGCAGCAGTTCATGGTGGGAGCTTTTTCTATCGTTTACGAAAAATAATATTGCCGTTATTAGTATCAAGCTATGTCATGGGTGCTTTACTCATTTTCGTAAAGACGATTGCTGAATTTGGAACACCAGCTACATTTGGGCGTAGAATAGGATTCCACGTGTTAACATCAGAAATCCATAAATTTATTTCGAGTTGGCCGATTGATTTTAGTAGTGCAACAGCATTATCTTCTTTATTACTTAGTGCATGTATGCTCATTTGGTATATGCAAAATGTATTGAATCGAAAGTATTCATATGCAATGGTTAGTGGAAAAGGTGTGAAATCTAAAAGGTATACTTTGTCTATATTTGCGCGCGTTGTAGCATGGGTTTATGTGATTAGTTTGCTAATCGTATCAATTGGTATCCCATACTTTTCTATACTAATTGCTTCATTGTCGAAATTAAGAGGCGGTGGATTACATGTAAATAACTTTACAATAAGTCATTATGAAGCATTGTTTACAATGGGTTCTCCAGGATTAGAAGCTTTATGGAACAGTTTTCTTTTTTCGCTCGTAACAGCGGTTGTTGCTGTAATGATTGGAGTCTTTTTAGCACTTATGATTCGAAAGGGGAAGAAGTCTTCTGAAAAATGGCTTGATATGTGCGGTATGTTACCGAATATGGTACCAGGAATAGTGATGGTTGTAGGTCTTATTTTATTTTGGAATTCACCATATATGCCTATGTCCATTTACAATACACCTGTTATGGTTATCGTAACGTATGTTGTTCTTTTTTTACCTTATACAGTGCAGTATGTAAAATCATCGCTCGGACAAATTGATGACTCTCTTGTGCAGGCAGGAAGTATTTTTTCCGGGAATTATATTTATATTTTTAGGAAAATAATATTGCCTCTTATTATTCCTGGTATTCTTGCTGGATGGGCGATGACATTTACGATTTCAATACGAGAGTTAGTAGCATCGCTTCTCGTATTACCTCCATCAGTAGAAACGTCAGCAACGTTTATTTTTGCTCAATTTGAACAGGGGGAAGTATCTATAGGAATGGCGATGGCAGTTGTTTCTGTTGGACTTACAACACTATGCTTATTACTTCTGCAACATATGGAGCAAAAAAGAAAAGGGGTCGCATGATGAGGGTAGAAGTATGGGGAGGAGCAGGAGAGTACGGTCGTTCCTGCTATTTTGTAAAAAATAAAGAGACAAAAATCGTATTTGATTGTGGCATTAATCGATCGTATGAAGATAGTTATCCAAAAATAGAAAGAGAAGTCGTTCCATTTTTAGAGGCGGTATTTTTATCGCATATTCATGAAGATCATACGATGGGTTTACCTTTATTAGCGAAGTATGGATATAAGAAAAAAATTTGGACAACTCGTTATACAAAGGAACAACTTCCGGCTTATTTTGAAAAATGGAGAAACTACAATCTTTCGCAAGGGTGGAATGTACCTTATAACGATCAAAATGTAAAAGATTTAAACTATGTATGTATTGATGAGATTAGTAATCCAAATGAATGGATACAGATTACTCCTACATTGCGGTTTCAATGGGGGTATAGTGGGCATGTATTAGGAGCGGTTTGGTTTTTAGTGGATATGTGTAATACATACGTATTTTATTCTGGTGATTATTCCGCAGAATCTAATATACTACGAGCTAATTTACCTGAGAAGTTGCGAAGCAATATAAAAATTGCAATTGTAGATGCCGCTTACCACACTGATGATGTTTCGCAAAATGAAAGATTAGACGATCTATGTGCAGAAATTGAACGAGTTATGAAAAATAAAGGAGTAGCATTACTACCGCTGCCGCAACTTGGTAGGGCGCAAGATATAGTATTGTATTTATATGAACGATATAAAGAATTTCCGCTTATAGTAGATAAAGAAATTTTGGCTGGATTTGAAGAGATGTTCCTATATAAAGATTGGATAAAAAATAATGAAGAACTTCGATGGGTTATGGAGAGTTTAAAAAGAAACATAATCGTTATGGATCATGACATTAGTATACAAAATAGTTACGGAATAGTTGTAATGAGTGATGCGAATATGCAAACGAAACGCGCACAGTTATACTATGAACAACTTCGGCATGAAGAACGGAATTCCATTATTTTTACAGGACATATTGCGAAAGAGAGTTTTGCAGAAAAAGTTATGAAAGAGCATGTAAGGAATACATGTAGGGTGAATCGAGTTCCGTATAAAGTTCATCAAAGTATGGGTGATGTTAAGGCAATGTTAAATATATTATTACCGGAACATACTTTGTTAGTGCACGCTCATAAAGAGGATACGGATCGATTACAACAAAAGCTAAGTACAGCAGGATATGAAAATATATATTCACTTGCAATGGAACGTATAGAAGTCATTTAAAATGTAAAGGGGATAGGTATATGAAAAAAGTATTTGTATTCGTAAGCATTTTCTTTTGTTGTTTCCTTTATAACGTGATGGAAGGGTTTGCTGCTAGTCCAATGAAACCTAGTTTTGAAGTGAAGTTATTATTAAAGCCAGAACAAGTATTAGGTTATAACAAAGAGATGAAGCAAGAGGTACTAGAACATTTCCAAGCTGGTACAAATGATGAAAGAATACAAGTGCAATTTTTAGATACGGCGAATAAAAGTTTAAGTAACGAAGGTTGGTTTGCGAGAATTCGAAAGAAAGAATTTAGTAAAGATTTTGAGCTAACATATAAAAAAAGATATCCTATTCAAAATGGTGTAATTCAAGATGCACTAGAAGTAGCTAAAAAAGAAGGATTTGATAGTAAAACTGATAGTTATGAGGCGGAAATAGATTGGGGATTTGGGAAGAAAACGTTAAGTATTTCAAATAAGAAAAGTTACAGTGCTAAAGGATATGGGGTACTTGATTTACCAAATGAACAAGCTTCTCAAAATATGTTAATAGAAAAGTTACCAGGGAAAATGAACAAATGGTTGTATACGAATTGGGGAGAAGAAATGTTAAGGGATTCTCACATTTACGGTCCTGTATTAATGAAACGATATACAGGTGAATTTGAAAATATAAAAACGAATATTGAAATTTGGCCATTAAGTAATACTGGGAAGATAGAAGATGACTTCGTAATAGAAGTGTCGTTTAAAACAAATGAGGAAAGTATTGCGACAAAACAAAGAGAATTATTAATGGCGAGTATAGAGAAAAAAGGATGGTTGTTACCGAAAGATAGTTTGAAGACAGAGCTTATTT
This region includes:
- a CDS encoding DUF4398 domain-containing protein; the protein is MKKISFVMLFLLVVMAGCSNYDTYIETGMQSLKDEKYSDATMWFEKAEKEKSGNEAKSYKEIAEIMDHGATALKDGKYLEAKDIANEVLQKKKDDELEKSVKSNAENMLQKAKDVEEKVNERVAKRRKVEEEGIDKLIKAVDSIDEVKEKEKKVSEALDKAEEAQAKIEAKKNK
- a CDS encoding LysR family transcriptional regulator; translated protein: MNILKLEIVVLIKKYKKLTIVAEKLGVKQPTITFHIKSLEEELGVSLFELRSGRYFLTEAGEALHHYACKIDALMKEARRVTQEFKDFHKGAITIGASYVPATYLLPEVVHQFQCEFPNIKITLMVKPAPEIRIMLQNHEIDLGVISAAPFDEPLLKQTNVMPDTLVLAFSKEHHFAKKTNVSLQDIEKERILLHRNPSTTRDLLTQWTLAHNITFQSEIELDSLETMKQILKYGNGVAFISKLAIEQEIQRNELCYIPIPRFEFQRNIYTIHHEDRWNSKIISFLLHSILSFAAKN
- a CDS encoding ABC transporter permease — protein: MVNRFVSVRQVGMTVALLLVAMLIVIPLFLILFSSVYENSSWNFLKPFEVMQSGGLAGIFLNSMLLGVLVVIGATIFAFPLAFIMSKTDVGKYSKLDIVFMIPFMTPPYIGSMGWILFMQPKGYFEQFFPMLKTISSSFFSLGGMVLIMSLHLFPFLYFMLKNTLLQIGSSKEEAAAVHGGSFFYRLRKIILPLLVSSYVMGALLIFVKTIAEFGTPATFGRRIGFHVLTSEIHKFISSWPIDFSSATALSSLLLSACMLIWYMQNVLNRKYSYAMVSGKGVKSKRYTLSIFARVVAWVYVISLLIVSIGIPYFSILIASLSKLRGGGLHVNNFTISHYEALFTMGSPGLEALWNSFLFSLVTAVVAVMIGVFLALMIRKGKKSSEKWLDMCGMLPNMVPGIVMVVGLILFWNSPYMPMSIYNTPVMVIVTYVVLFLPYTVQYVKSSLGQIDDSLVQAGSIFSGNYIYIFRKIILPLIIPGILAGWAMTFTISIRELVASLLVLPPSVETSATFIFAQFEQGEVSIGMAMAVVSVGLTTLCLLLLQHMEQKRKGVA
- a CDS encoding MBL fold metallo-hydrolase, with product MMRVEVWGGAGEYGRSCYFVKNKETKIVFDCGINRSYEDSYPKIEREVVPFLEAVFLSHIHEDHTMGLPLLAKYGYKKKIWTTRYTKEQLPAYFEKWRNYNLSQGWNVPYNDQNVKDLNYVCIDEISNPNEWIQITPTLRFQWGYSGHVLGAVWFLVDMCNTYVFYSGDYSAESNILRANLPEKLRSNIKIAIVDAAYHTDDVSQNERLDDLCAEIERVMKNKGVALLPLPQLGRAQDIVLYLYERYKEFPLIVDKEILAGFEEMFLYKDWIKNNEELRWVMESLKRNIIVMDHDISIQNSYGIVVMSDANMQTKRAQLYYEQLRHEERNSIIFTGHIAKESFAEKVMKEHVRNTCRVNRVPYKVHQSMGDVKAMLNILLPEHTLLVHAHKEDTDRLQQKLSTAGYENIYSLAMERIEVI
- a CDS encoding MFS transporter, whose product is MGDVSIGQHDWKMKIATRNIILMMIGKMTSLLGAGIYTFAMGLYVLKTTGSGMGFATTLICGSIPRMICGPIAGAVADRVNRKWLVIGTDLLSSLTMLIMFILATTFGPSLLFIYVSAALLSICASFYSVALTSSIPNLVDEERIQKASALNQTAASLSNILAPIIGGVVFGFFSIKSFFLLNSITFFLAVIVQLFIVFDLYKKEMVESKEHFLMSIKEGFSYIKRQHEIYGLMKIGLWVNFFASALFVSLPFIIIQNLHLSSKQLGVVEGMLAVGMLIGAIALSVRKEVNNPFRSVYIGLFLFAGLSLCTVFPLLVTIPKVVSFMYYIAFMILTGISMMAVNIPMQVHLQKTTDPSYLGRVFGLLETIATAIAPLGMIVYGLLLDMLPTSIVMMTIGGGLLLVVLVGVKKHVAKKQVDVSA
- a CDS encoding ABC transporter ATP-binding protein, whose product is MDIKIHGLEKTFGQTQALKPLQIVMKQGEFTTLLGPSGCGKTTLLRMIAGLEEPDKGEIYFGDKCMYSGAKKIKTSPHERNIGMVFQDFALWPHMTVFENVAFGLRATKQTNHLREKVEDAIKRVRLQGMEKRYPHELSGGQQQRVAFARAIVTKPHFILFDEPLSALDAILREEMRLELMDIVHSIGLTALYVTHDQTEAMSMSDQIIVMKQGEVLQKGTPEDIYVKPSHEFVAKFVGKANWLVENKQMVRPEHVNWAKNEVCDTYTGEIQHVTYVGERYEVKVNMGTLGVWTAYHNSKLSVGKPVSLYVPKKCIHHIGGESYEEIQFA
- a CDS encoding ABC transporter substrate-binding protein — its product is MKKFSSLKSLFVCTLLFSAVVTGCSSKTGSADAKNKNSNEKKIVVYSAGPKGLAEKIQKDFEKKTGIKVEMFQGTTGKILARMEAEKKNPVVDVVVLASLPAMEGLKKDGQTLPYKEAKQADKLRSEWSDDKGHYFGYSASALGIVYNTKNVKTAPEDWSDITKGEWKGKVNLPDPALSGSALDFVTGYVKKNGQDGWKLFEQLKKNEGTVAGANQEALDPVVTGAKDMVIAGVDYMTYSAKAKGEPVDIVYPKSGTVISPRAAGIMKGSKNVEGAKEFIDYLLSDDVQKQVSKAYLLPGRKDIKAENRPNVEEIPVLHIDWKTVEKEQDAIGKQFKKVFQ